A genome region from Penicillium psychrofluorescens genome assembly, chromosome: 3 includes the following:
- a CDS encoding uncharacterized protein (ID:PFLUO_005549-T1.cds;~source:funannotate) codes for MEGTGRVFLFGDQTADFDSGLRRLLHAKNDSLLSAFFQKCYHAVRGEITKLPQSERQVFPRFTSIVDLLARYRESGPNAALESALTTIHQLGCFIHYYGDLGHMYPSGSDSCIVGLCTGQLAAAAVSSSKTVGELLPVGVETVVLALRLGMSVAKVQQSLERNKSFSPSWSVLVSGLREPEAQELIQKFSKANTLPHVSRPYISATSPNGLTISGPPMLLDRFVETCLPKEHKPVRAPIHGPYHASHLYDSRDVDRILKSWPKAKFLSYVPQISILSSETGKPIHAENLEDLLKISLEEILLRQLCWDKLIDSCYSVLEPTSTACTLLPISSTATQSLCTGLKKAGISNIEIDSTIGDVQKDSEGVNRTGRSDQSKIAIIGLSGRFPEAADTEAFWDLLYKGLDVHREVPPERWDVKAHVDMEGNTRNTSKVQYGCWINEPGLFDPRFFNMSPREALQADPAQRLALLTAYEAFEMAGFIPDSTPSTQKNRVGVFYGMTSDDYREINSGQDIDTYFIPGGNRAFTPGRINYYFKFSGPSVSVDTACSSSLAAIHVACNSLWRNECDSAVAGGVNVLTNPDNHAGLDRGHFLSRTGNCNTFDDGADGYCRADGIGSIVLKRLEDAQADNDPIYGVISGAYTNHSAEAVSITRPHAGAQAFIFDKLLNEADIDPKEVSYIDMHGTGTQAGDAVEMQSVLDVFAPDYRRGPTQSLHLGSAKANIGHGESASGVSALIKVLMMMRKNMIPPHCGIKTKINHNFPTDFQQRNVHIALEPTPWQRPEGGKRKTFINNFSAAGGNTAILMEDAPLREQITDDSRSVHTVAVSARSQSALKNNSNALLQYIDTNKNTFNVNKASLLANLSYTTTARRIHHPFRAVATGSTLEEVRDNLSASANRDSITPVPATAPGIGFVFTGQGAQYTGMGSQLYESCSPFRAHIQHLDRIGQSQGFPSIMPLVEGSVPIEELGPVISQLGTTCLQMALTKYWISLGVTPAFVLGHSLGEYAALNAAGVLSTSDTIYLAGRRAQLLTEQCQAGTHTMLAVKSSAAQVKQFIDYDGAEVACINAPTETVVSGANGNIDELAEKLSSEGLKATKLKVPFAFHSVQVEPILESLAEISKGVTFHEPTIPFVSALLGDVIKEGTAGVLGPSYLTRHCRETVNFLGALEATRHANLMNDKTLWVEVGSHPVCSGMVKSTFGPQTVTVASLRRQEDTWKVLSNSLSALYMAGIDLRWKEYHQDFSTNHQVLPLPAYKWDLKNYWIPYTNNFCLLKGAPPTTAVEATPVSTFLTSSAQKIVETSNSDTTATVVIENDIADPELNRVIQGHKVNGAALCPSSLYADIAQTLGEYLVDKYQPSLKERGFDVCNVTVPKPLIAKGGKQLFRVSATANWVSEVAEVQVWSVTPEGKKIIDHASCLIKFFDTSAAEQEWKRNTYLIKRSIQHLQESTESGQAHRMKQGMVYKLFAALVEYDDNYKSIREVILDSEQHEATALVKFQAPPGNFHRNPFWIDSIGHLSGFIMNASDATDSKNTVFVNHGWDSMRCLKKFDPNVTYRTYVRMQPWQNSIWAGDVYLFDGDDIVALYGGVKFQGLPRKILDTALPPAGASAPKPAAKSKPPPIDVQKSKATPAKKARASPPAAPKSAGPSVISRALAILAEEVGMSESDMTDDLNFADYGVDSLLSLTVTGRYREEMSLDLDSSVFVDQPTIKDFKGHLAQICPVESSSDGSSSEADLSSSASDTDFSSSNTSGIPTPAQSKFMQLEQNDTMKEIRSILAEEIGVEPEELQGDANLAEMGLDSLMSLTVLGKIRETLDIDLAGEFFISNQTIDDIEDTLDLKPKAVAAEPMKIPEQLPIKAPKPTATSTIQHPPATSILLQGNPKTATRKLFLFPDGSGSATSYATIPGVSPDVCVYGLNCPYMRTPENLKYSLDELTIPYVAEIRRRQPTGPYNFGGWSAGGICAYDAARHLIFEEGERVERLLLLDSPFPIGLQKLPPRLYSFFDSIGLFGEGKAPPPKWLLPHFLAFIDSLDAYKASPFPFTDAKLASKTPKTFMIWAKDGVCSKPGDTRPAPAEDGSPDPREMLWLLNNRTDLGPNGWDTLVGPENVGGITIMEGANHFTMTQGEKAKELAAFMANAMTAV; via the exons ATGGAAGGCACCGGTCGTGTATTTCTCTTCGGAGATCAGACCGCTGATTTTGACTCGGGCCTTCGTCGTCTATTGCATGCGAAGAATGACTCGCTGTTGTcagccttcttccagaaATGCTACCATGCAGTGCGCGGAGAAATCACCAAGCTGCCGCAGTCTGAAAGACAGGTATTCCCCCGTTTCACAAGCATTGTCGACCTTCTGGCAAGATACCGCGAGTCGGGACCGAATGCCGCGCTGGAGAGCGCGTTGACAACCATTCACCAGCTGGGATGCTTCATCCA TTACTATGGTGATCTCGGTCACATGTATCCATCGGGATCTGACAGCTGTATTGTGGGCCTCTGTACTGGTCAACTCGCAGCTGCGGCTGTCAGCTCATCAAAGACCGTTGGTGAACTTCTTCCGGTCGGAGTTGAGACGGTAGTTCTAGCTCTACGACTTGGTATGTCTGTTGCGAAGGTGCAACAGTCTCTAGAGCGGAACAAGTCGTTTTCGCCAAGCTGGTCTGTTTTGGTTTCTGGACTGCGGGAGCCAGAGGCCCAGGAATTGATCCAGAAGTTTTCAAAGGCAAAT ACCTTGCCGCATGTTTCTCGGCCCTATATTAGTGCCACCAGTCCAAATGGTCTGACTATTAGTGGCCCACCAATGCTTTTGGATCGATTTGTCGAAACCTGTCTTCCCAAGGAACATAAGCCTGTTAGAGCCCCAATTCATGGCCCTTACCATGCTTCGCACCTTTATGACAGCAGGGATGTTGATCGGATTCTCAAATCGTGGCCCAAGGCGAAATTCTTGAGCTATGTCCCTCAGATCTCTATCTTGTCAAGTGAAACCGGCAAACCAATTCACGCCGAAAACCTTGAGGATTTACTGAAAATTTCACTCGAAGAAATTCTGCTGCGACAACTTTGCTGGGATAAGCTTATCGACTCTTGCTATTCGGTACTTGAGCCAACTTCAACGGCATGCACACTGCTTCCGATTTCCAGCACTGCGACTCAAAGTCTATGTACAGgattgaagaaggccggAATCTCCAACATTGAGATTGATAGCACAATTGGCGACGTACAGAAGGATTCGGAGGGTGTGAACCGGACCGGTCGCTCCGACCAATCTAAAATCGCAATCATTGGCCTTTCGGGTAGGTTTCCAGAGGCTGCTGATACGGAAGCCTTCTGGGACCTCCTGTACAAAGGACTTGATGTACACCGGGAGGTACCACCGGAGCGTTGGGATGTGAAGGCCCATGTCGACATGGAAGGTAACACAAGAAACACCAGCAAGGTTCAGTACGGATGTTGGATTAATGAGCCTGGGCTCTTTGACCCTCGCTTTTTCAATATGTCCCCGCGTGAAGCACTACAGGCAGATCCAGCTCAACGGCTTGCTCTTCTTACTGCCTACGAGGCTTTCGAGATGGCTGGCTTTATCCCGGACAGCACTCCATCCACACAGAAGAACCGAGTTGGTGTGTTCTACGGAATGACTAGTGACGACTACCGTGAGATCAACAGTGGTCAAGACATCGACACCTACTTCATTCCAGGTGGTAACCGTGCATTCACTCCTGGCCGGATCAATTACTACTTCAAGTTCAGCGGCCCCAGCGTCAGCGTTGATACCGCTTGCTCGTCGAGTCTTGCAGCTATACACGTTGCCTGCAATTCTCTTTGGAGAAACGAGTGTGACTCCGCAGTGGCGGGTGGCGTCAACGTGTTGACGAACCCAGACAACCACGCCGGTCTTGATCGTGGCCATTTCTTGTCACGTACTGGAAACTGCAATACGTTTGATGACGGAGCGGATGGCTACTGCAGAGCCGATGGTATTGGATCGATCGTCCTGAAGAGACTGGAAGATGCTCAAGCCGACAACGATCCAATCTATGGTGTGATCTCGGGTGCCTACACAAACCACTCTGCCGAAGCCGTTTCAATTACTCGGCCTCATGCCGGAGCGCAGGCCTTTATTTTCGACAAGTTGTTAAATGAGGCTGACATTGACCCGAAGGAAGTCAGCTACATCGACATGCATGGAACGGGTACCCAGGCAGGGGACGCTGTTGAAATGCAATCCGTGTTGGATGTATTTGCTCCTGACTACCGCCGCGGTCCGACACAGTCTCTCCATCTCGGTTCAGCGAAGGCGAACATTGGCCACGGAGAATCTGCCTCAGGCGTTAGCGCCCTGATCAaggtgctgatgatgatgcgaAAGAATATGATCCCTCCGCACTGTGGTATCAAGACCAAAATCAATCACAATTTCCCGACGGATTTCCAACAGCGAAATGTGCATATCGCGCTTGAGCCTACACCGTGGCAAAGACCAGAAGGAGGCAAGCGGAAGACGTTCATCAACAACTTCTCAGCTGCTGGTGGTAATACAGCAATTCTAATGGAGGATGCTCCTCTGCGGGAGCAGATCACAGACGATTCTCGATCGGTGCATACAGTGGCTGTCTCGGCGAGGTCACAATCTGCCCTGAAGAACAACTCCAATGCACTATTGCAGTACATTGACACCAACAAAAATACTTTCAATGTCAATAAAGCTAGCCTTCTTGCCAATCTGTCCTACACCACGACGGCAAGACGCATTCACCACCCGTTCAGAGCTGTCGCAACAGGATCTACTTTGGAAGAAGTGAGGGATAACTTGTCGGCTAGCGCCAACCGCGACAGTATCACCCCGGTCCCTGCGACTGCACCAGGTATTGGATTCGTCTTCACCGGCCAAGGAGCGCAATATACCGGCATGGGAAGCCAGCTCTATGAGAGTTGTTCCCCATTCCGTGCTCACATTCAACACCTGGATCGCATTGGTCAAAGTCAAGGATTTCCTTCTATTATGCCTTTGGTCGAAGGAAGTGTTCCAATTGAGGAACTTGGTCCCGTTATCAGCCAGCTTGGAACGACCTGCCTGCAGATGGCGCTAACCAAGTACTGGATATCTCTTGGCGTTACGCCTGCTTTTGTCCTTGGACACAGTCTCGGAGAATATGCCGCTCTCAATGCTGCTGGTGTTTTGAGCACAAGTGATACGATCTACCTCGCTGGTCGACGGGCTCAGCTTCTCACCGAGCAATGCCAGGCTGGAACTCATACAATGCTAGCCGTCAAGTCTTCTGCGGCTCAAGTCAAGCAGTTCATTGATTATGATGGAGCTGAGGTTGCCTGTATCAACGCGCCCACAGAGACTGTTGTCAGTGGTGCAAATGGCAACATAGACGAGCTGGCAGAGAAGCTTTCCAGTGAAGGCTTGAAGGCTACTAAGCTGAAGGTCCCCTTTGCGTTCCACTCTGTTCAGGTTGAGCCTATTCTGGAAAGTCTGGCAGAGATTAGTAAAGGTGTGACATTCCATGAGCCGACAATCCCATTCGTGTCTGCTCTCCTCGGAGACGTGATCAAGGAGGGGACTGCAGGTGTCCTCGGTCCCAGCTACCTGACACGCCACTGCCGTGAGACTGTCAACTTTTTGGGTGCTTTAGAGGCCACCCGTCACGCCAATCTGATGAATGACAAGACTCTTTGGGTTGAGGTTGGCTCACACCCCGTTTGTTCCGGGATGGTCAAGTCGACATTTGGTCCGCAGACAGTCACAGTGGCTTCTCTTCGCCGTCAAGAGGATACTTGGAAGGTGCTCTCGAACAGCCTGTCCGCTCTCTACATGGCAGGAATTGATCTGCGTTGGAAGGAATATCACCAGGATTTCAGCACCAACCACCAAGTCCTCCCACTCCCCGCATATAAATGGGACTTAAAGAACTACTGGATTCCGTACACCAACAACTTCTGTCTATTGAAGGGTGCACCACCCACAACGGCGGTTGAAGCCACGCCTGTGTCCACGTTCTTGACGTCTTCGGCTCAGAAGATTGTTGAGACAAGCAACTCTGACACAACAGCCACTGTTGTCATTGAGAATGATATCGCCGACCCCGAGTTGAACCGCGTTATTCAAGGCCACAAAGTCAACGGAGCTGCTCTCTGCCCTTCC TCACTATACGCGGACATCGCCCAGACACTTGGTGAATATCTGGTGGACAAGTACCAGCCCAGCTTGAAGGAGCGTGGCTTTGATGTCTGCAACGTAACGGTTCCAAAGCCACTTATTGCAAAGGGTGGCAAGCAGCTATTCCGGGTTTCAGCCACTGCAAACTGGGTGTCGGAAGTTGCTGAGGTCCAGGTGTGGTCTGTGACACCagagggcaagaagatcattgATCATGCCAGCTGTCTGATCAAATTCTTCGACACCAGTGCTGCTGAGCAGGAATGGAAGCGCAATACCTATCTTATCAAGAGAAgcatccagcatctccagGAGAGTACTGAGTCCGGCCAGGCCCACCGAATGAAGCAAGGAATGGTCTACAAACTGTTCGCTGCTCTGGTTGAGTACGATGACAACTACAAGTCTATTCGTGAAGTCATTTTGGACAGCGAACAACACGAGGCTACTGCACTGGTCAAGTTTCAGGCACCCCCGGGCAACTTCCATCGGAACCCATTTTGGATCGACAGTATTGGTCACCTGTCGGGCTTTATTATGAATGCTAGCGATGCAACCGACTCGAAAAACACAGTTTTCGTCAATCATGGCTGGGACTCAATGCGGTGCCTGAAGAAGTTTGACCCGAATGTCACCTACCGGACATATGTGAGGatgcagccatggcagaaCTCGATCTGGGCGGGCGATGTCTACCTCtttgatggtgatgatatCGTTGCGCTGTATGGCGGTGTAAAG TTCCAAGGTTTGCCTCGAAAAATCCTGGATAccgctcttcctcctgctGGAGCTTCTGCACCGAAGCCAGCAGCGAAGTCTAAACCTCCTCCCATCGATGTCCAGAAATCGAAGGCAACTCCAGCCAAGAAGGCTCGTGCCAGCCCTCCGGCAGCTCCCAAATCTGCCGGCCCAAGCGTGATTTCTCGTGCTCTCGCTATCTTGGCTGAAGAAGTTGGAATGTCTGAGAGTGATATGACGGATGATCTCAACTTCGCAGATTATGGAGTTGACTCTCTGCTCTCGTTAACGGTTACTGGCCGGTACCGCGAGGAGATGAGTCTCGATCTAGATTCTTCGGTATTTGTTGACCAGCCCACCATCAAAGATTTCAAGGGTCATTTGGCCCAAATTTGCCCTGTTgaaagcagcagcgacggaTCCAGCAGCGAAGCCGatctctcctcttctgcctctgACACGGACTTCTCATCGTCTAATACGAGTGGCATTCCGACACCTGCTCAAAGCAAGTTCATGCAGCTTGAGCAGAACGACACTATGAAGGAAATCCGTTCAATCTTGGCAGAAGAAATTGGCGTCGAACCCGAGGAGCTCCAAGGAGACGCAAATCTGGCCGAGATGGGGTTGGATTCCCTGATGTCACTCACTGTTCTCGGGAAGATTCGCGAGACCCTGGACATTGACCTGGCGGGAGAATTCTTCATTAGCAACCAAACCATCGACGACATCGAAGACACACTGGACTTAAAGCCGAAGGCAGTAGCTGCTGAGCCAATGAAGATCCCTGAGCAGCTCCCCATCAAAGCTCCCAAGCCAACAGCCACATCCACAATTCAGCACCCGCCGGCAACTTCGATTCTTCTGCAAGGCAACCCCAAGACGGCCACCAGAAAGCTGTTCCTGTTCCCCGACGGCTCCGGCTCGGCTACATCTTACGCGACCATCCCGGGCGTCTCGCCAGATGTGTGCGTGTACGGACTGAATTGCCCATACATGCGAACCCCCGAGAACCTCAAATACAGTCTGGACGAGCTCACCATCCCTTACGTGGCCGAGATCCGCCGACGACAGCCCACAGGCCCGTACAACTTCGGAGGTTGGTCTGCTGGCGGCATCTGCGCCTACGACGCGGCGCGCCATTTGATCTTTGAGGAAGGCGAGCGAGTCGAACGTCTACTTTTGCTTGACTCGCCATTCCCAATTGGCCTGCAGAAGTTGCCTCCACGTCTGTACAGTTTCTTTGACTCGATCGGTCTATTCGGCGAGGGTAAGGCCCCTCCGCCAAAGTGGCTGCTACCGCACTTCCTGGCCTTTATCGACTCTCTGGACGCGTACAAAGCGTCTCCATTCCCTTTCACTGACGCCAAGCTCGCTTCTAAGACCCCCAAGACCTTCATGATCTGGGCCAAGGATGGCGTCTGCTCCAAACCTGGAGATACTCGTCCTGCACcggccgaggatggcagCCCTGACCCCCGCGAGATGCTATGGCTGCTCAACAACCGCACCGATCTTGGTCCGAACGGCTGGGATACCCTCGTCGGCCCAGAAAATGTCGGTGGGATCACTATCATGGAGGGTGCCAACCACTTCACGATGACCCAAGGCGAAAAAGCCAAAGAGCTAGCGGCGTTCATGGCCAACGCCATGACTGCCGTGTAA